From one Tachysurus vachellii isolate PV-2020 chromosome 23, HZAU_Pvac_v1, whole genome shotgun sequence genomic stretch:
- the LOC132838477 gene encoding cytoplasmic tyrosine-protein kinase BMX-like isoform X4, which translates to MSEAKIIKEGILLKMSQQKKKIFPRNYKERLFVLTSQTLVYYEQEKGKKKRKKGSILTERICCVEKVEPEQNAPEEKKFPFQVVYDESILYMFAKDDADRMDWLESVMKAIQGNYKLSAKYHKGLWVDGVFLCCGQAIKNAPGCCNWHQESLELRASSRKLRDRTHLPPIPEDEGSACVEVVALYDYTARKTGELSVVKGNRYVCLEKRSGDWWKIRDTAGSEGLVPSNFIEEVDTDNSLRDSVENDIEIYTWYVGNMSRVKTEQLLREKGKEGSFVVRDSSQKGVYTVSLFSRALDEVNGTVRHYLINVSTEGLYYLAENHLFESIPQMIEYHQHNGAGLLTRLRLPATETDLTPQTAQGVWELSRKDVRLVKELGSGQFGVVQLGVWKDEHRVAIKMVKEGCMSSDEFIEEAQIMMKLRHPKLVRLYGVCTECFPIYIVTEFMSNGCLLEYLRHHGKELQPQRHLSMCLDVCEAMAYLEDQQFIHRDLAARNCLVDKDLSVKVSDFGMARYVLDDQYTSSVGTKFPVKWSAPEVLNYNRFSSKSDVWAFGVLMWEVYSLGKQPYEHYDNARVAERVMQGHRLYRPQLATDQIYQVMKSCWHELPEERPNFQQLFNDITAYCRG; encoded by the exons ATGAGTGAAGCCAAAATCATTAAGGAAGGCATCCTACTGAAGATGTCccagcagaaaaagaaaatatttcctAGGAACTATAAAGAGCGCCTCTTTGTCCTGACCAGCCAGACCCTGGTTTACTATGAACAGGAAAAAGGG aagaaaaagagaaaaaaaggatcaATTCTGACAGAAAGAATCTGCTGCGTGGAAAAAGTTGAGCCGGAGCAGAACGCGCCTGAAGAAAAAAAGTTCCCCTTTCAG GTTGTGTATGATGAAAGCATCCTGTATATGTTCGCAAAGGATGATGCGGATAGGATGGACTGGTTAGAGTCTGTGATGAAAG cAATTCAGGGTAACTATAAGCTCTCTGCAAAGTACCACAAAGGATTGTGGGTAGACGGAGTATTCCTGTGCTGTGGCCAGGCCATAAAAAATGCTCCAGGCTGCTGTAACTGGCAccaag aatcactggaactaagagcaTCGTCTCGAAAG CTCAGAGACAGAACTCATCTTCCTCCCATACCAGAAGATGAAGGCAGTGCTTGTGTGGAGGTTGTAGCTCTGTATGACTACACTGCCAGGAAGACTGGTGAGCTAAGTGTGGTAAAGGGGAACCGATATGTCTGTCTGGAAAAGAGGTCGGGTGACTGGTGGAAAATCAGAGACACTGCTGG ATCAGAAGGACTCGTCCCTTCTAATTTCATAGAGGAAGTGGATACAGACAACAG tTTGAGAGACTCTGTTGAAAACGACATAGAGATCTATAC CTGGTATGTGGGCAACATGTCCAGAGTGAAGACTGAGCAGCTGCTACGGGAGAAG GGTAAAGAAGGTTCCTTTGTGGTCAGAGATTCCAGTCAAAAAGGAGTATACACAGTGTCGCTGTTTAGTCGAGCACTAGA tGAGGTGAATGGGACTGTACGCCATTATCTCATTAACGTCAGCACAGAAGGGCTATATTACTTAGCAGAAAACCACCTTTTTGAGTCCATCCCCCAGATGATAGAGTATCATCAACACAATGGAGCAG GTCTGCTGACAAGACTGCGGCTTCCTGCTACAGAAACCGATCTCACACCACAGACTGCACAGG GCGTGTGGGAGCTGAGTCGAAAAGACGTGCGTTTGGTAAAAGAGCTCGGCAGCGGCCAGTTCGGCGTGGTCCAGCTCGGTGTGTGGAAGGATGAACACCGAGTAGCTATTAAGATGGTGAAAGAGGGCTGCATGTCTTCTGATGAATTTATAGAAGAAGCCCAGATTATGAT GAAACTCAGGCATCCTAAGCTTGTGAGGCTCTACGGTGTGTGTACCGAGTGCTTTCCCATCTACATTGTGACAGAGTTCATGAGTAACGGCTGCCTGCTGGAATACCTGAGGCATCATGGGAAAGAGCTGCAGCCTCAGCGTCACCTCAGCATGTGCCTGGATGTGTGCGAAGCTATGGCATACTTGGAGGATCAACAGTTCATTCACAGAGATCTA GCTGCAAGGAACTGTTTGGTAGACAAAGACCTATCTGTCAAAGTGTCTGACTTTGGAATGGCAAG ATATGTCCTGGATGATCAGTACACCAGTTCTGTAGGTACAAAATTTCCAGTCAAGTGGTCCGCCCCTGAGGTTCTGAACTACAACAGGTTTAGCAGCAAGTCTGATGTGTGGgcatttg GGGTGCTGATGTGGGAGGTGTACAGTCTGGGCAAGCAGCCTTATGAGCACTATGATAACGCACGTGTAGCTGAGAGAGTGATGCAGGGTCATCGCCTGTATAGACCCCAACTGGCTACAGATCAGATCTACCAAGTTATGAAATCATGCTGGCATGAG CTTCCAGAGGAGAGGCCCAACTTTCAGCAGCTTTTTAACGACATCACTGCTTATTGTAGAGGATGA
- the LOC132838477 gene encoding cytoplasmic tyrosine-protein kinase BMX-like isoform X2 — translation MSEAKIIKEGILLKMSQQKKKIFPRNYKERLFVLTSQTLVYYEQEKGKKRKKGSILTERICCVEKVEPEQNAPEEKKFPFQVVYDESILYMFAKDDADRMDWLESVMKAIQGNYKLSAKYHKGLWVDGVFLCCGQAIKNAPGCCNWHQESLELRASSRKLRDRTHLPPIPEDEGSACVEVVALYDYTARKTGELSVVKGNRYVCLEKRSGDWWKIRDTAGSEGLVPSNFIEEVDTDNSLRDSVENDIEIYTWYVGNMSRVKTEQLLREKGKEGSFVVRDSSQKGVYTVSLFSRALDEVNGTVRHYLINVSTEGLYYLAENHLFESIPQMIEYHQHNGAGLLTRLRLPATETDLTPQTAQGVWELSRKDVRLVKELGSGQFGVVQLGVWKDEHRVAIKMVKEGCMSSDEFIEEAQIMMKLRHPKLVRLYGVCTECFPIYIVTEFMSNGCLLEYLRHHGKELQPQRHLSMCLDVCEAMAYLEDQQFIHRDLAARNCLVDKDLSVKVSDFGMARYVLDDQYTSSVGTKFPVKWSAPEVLNYNRFSSKSDVWAFGVLMWEVYSLGKQPYEHYDNARVAERVMQGHRLYRPQLATDQIYQVMKSCWHELPEERPNFQQLFNDITAYCRG, via the exons ATGAGTGAAGCCAAAATCATTAAGGAAGGCATCCTACTGAAGATGTCccagcagaaaaagaaaatatttcctAGGAACTATAAAGAGCGCCTCTTTGTCCTGACCAGCCAGACCCTGGTTTACTATGAACAGGAAAAAGGG aaaaagagaaaaaaaggatcaATTCTGACAGAAAGAATCTGCTGCGTGGAAAAAGTTGAGCCGGAGCAGAACGCGCCTGAAGAAAAAAAGTTCCCCTTTCAG GTTGTGTATGATGAAAGCATCCTGTATATGTTCGCAAAGGATGATGCGGATAGGATGGACTGGTTAGAGTCTGTGATGAAAG cAATTCAGGGTAACTATAAGCTCTCTGCAAAGTACCACAAAGGATTGTGGGTAGACGGAGTATTCCTGTGCTGTGGCCAGGCCATAAAAAATGCTCCAGGCTGCTGTAACTGGCAccaag aatcactggaactaagagcaTCGTCTCGAAAG CTCAGAGACAGAACTCATCTTCCTCCCATACCAGAAGATGAAGGCAGTGCTTGTGTGGAGGTTGTAGCTCTGTATGACTACACTGCCAGGAAGACTGGTGAGCTAAGTGTGGTAAAGGGGAACCGATATGTCTGTCTGGAAAAGAGGTCGGGTGACTGGTGGAAAATCAGAGACACTGCTGG ATCAGAAGGACTCGTCCCTTCTAATTTCATAGAGGAAGTGGATACAGACAACAG tTTGAGAGACTCTGTTGAAAACGACATAGAGATCTATAC CTGGTATGTGGGCAACATGTCCAGAGTGAAGACTGAGCAGCTGCTACGGGAGAAG GGTAAAGAAGGTTCCTTTGTGGTCAGAGATTCCAGTCAAAAAGGAGTATACACAGTGTCGCTGTTTAGTCGAGCACTAGA tGAGGTGAATGGGACTGTACGCCATTATCTCATTAACGTCAGCACAGAAGGGCTATATTACTTAGCAGAAAACCACCTTTTTGAGTCCATCCCCCAGATGATAGAGTATCATCAACACAATGGAGCAG GTCTGCTGACAAGACTGCGGCTTCCTGCTACAGAAACCGATCTCACACCACAGACTGCACAGG GCGTGTGGGAGCTGAGTCGAAAAGACGTGCGTTTGGTAAAAGAGCTCGGCAGCGGCCAGTTCGGCGTGGTCCAGCTCGGTGTGTGGAAGGATGAACACCGAGTAGCTATTAAGATGGTGAAAGAGGGCTGCATGTCTTCTGATGAATTTATAGAAGAAGCCCAGATTATGAT GAAACTCAGGCATCCTAAGCTTGTGAGGCTCTACGGTGTGTGTACCGAGTGCTTTCCCATCTACATTGTGACAGAGTTCATGAGTAACGGCTGCCTGCTGGAATACCTGAGGCATCATGGGAAAGAGCTGCAGCCTCAGCGTCACCTCAGCATGTGCCTGGATGTGTGCGAAGCTATGGCATACTTGGAGGATCAACAGTTCATTCACAGAGATCTA GCTGCAAGGAACTGTTTGGTAGACAAAGACCTATCTGTCAAAGTGTCTGACTTTGGAATGGCAAG ATATGTCCTGGATGATCAGTACACCAGTTCTGTAGGTACAAAATTTCCAGTCAAGTGGTCCGCCCCTGAGGTTCTGAACTACAACAGGTTTAGCAGCAAGTCTGATGTGTGGgcatttg GGGTGCTGATGTGGGAGGTGTACAGTCTGGGCAAGCAGCCTTATGAGCACTATGATAACGCACGTGTAGCTGAGAGAGTGATGCAGGGTCATCGCCTGTATAGACCCCAACTGGCTACAGATCAGATCTACCAAGTTATGAAATCATGCTGGCATGAG CTTCCAGAGGAGAGGCCCAACTTTCAGCAGCTTTTTAACGACATCACTGCTTATTGTAGAGGATGA
- the LOC132838480 gene encoding uncharacterized protein LOC132838480 — MEQIMQKSMNEKNNECLESYKKENIFLDFCVFMDRDEKVEYPLKPEESECSTEGSRDGECSVERVWCKSENYSMTYTIQCGITSVDKRQVLIQSLGQTIISSDFFHACMNNSKSERMTIFYYKSQIEGLNGLPVVLQFSDSNHFFKCTEKNGKAVLTIECLEHDKLKTICKSDKTTWPFVFLFSTTKENYCRFESAACSGWFIHTRLNRVYAGSSLEKKYEENTYQIINV; from the exons ATGGAACAG ATTATGCAGAAGagtatgaatgaaaaaaataatgaatgtctGGAGTCATACAAAAAGGAGAACATCTTTTTAGACTTCTGCGTGTTCATGGATAGAGACGAAAAAGTAGAATATCCACTGAAACCAGAAGAATCTGAATGTAGTACAGAAGGCAGCAGAGATGGTGAATGTTCTGTGGAAAGAGTGTGGTGTAAGAGCGAGAACTATAGCATGACTTACACCATACAGTGTGGGATTACATCAG ttGATAAACGTCAGGTTCTGATCCAGAGTTTAGGCCAGACAATCATCAGTTCTGATTTTTTCCACGCTTGCATGAATAATTCCAAATCTG AGAGGATGACAATATTCTACTACAAGTCACAGATAGAAGGTCTGAACGGCCTGCCTGTCGTGTTACAATTTAGCGactcaaatcatttttttaagtgcACAGAGAAGAATGGCAAAGCAGTGCTCACCATCGAG TGCTTGGAGCATGACAAACTGAAGACTATCTGTAAGAGTGACAAAACCACATGGCCTTTTGTCTTCCTATTTTCAACTACGAAGGAGAACTATTGTCGCTTTGAGTCAGCTGCCTGCAGTGGCTGGTTCATTCATACAAGGTTAAATAGGGTGTATGCAGGTTCTAgcctagaaaaaaaatatgaagaaaatacTTATCAAATTATCAATGTATAA
- the LOC132838477 gene encoding cytoplasmic tyrosine-protein kinase BMX-like isoform X1, which produces MSEAKIIKEGILLKMSQQKKKIFPRNYKERLFVLTSQTLVYYEQEKGFYFSQKKKRKKGSILTERICCVEKVEPEQNAPEEKKFPFQVVYDESILYMFAKDDADRMDWLESVMKAIQGNYKLSAKYHKGLWVDGVFLCCGQAIKNAPGCCNWHQESLELRASSRKLRDRTHLPPIPEDEGSACVEVVALYDYTARKTGELSVVKGNRYVCLEKRSGDWWKIRDTAGSEGLVPSNFIEEVDTDNSLRDSVENDIEIYTWYVGNMSRVKTEQLLREKGKEGSFVVRDSSQKGVYTVSLFSRALDEVNGTVRHYLINVSTEGLYYLAENHLFESIPQMIEYHQHNGAGLLTRLRLPATETDLTPQTAQGVWELSRKDVRLVKELGSGQFGVVQLGVWKDEHRVAIKMVKEGCMSSDEFIEEAQIMMKLRHPKLVRLYGVCTECFPIYIVTEFMSNGCLLEYLRHHGKELQPQRHLSMCLDVCEAMAYLEDQQFIHRDLAARNCLVDKDLSVKVSDFGMARYVLDDQYTSSVGTKFPVKWSAPEVLNYNRFSSKSDVWAFGVLMWEVYSLGKQPYEHYDNARVAERVMQGHRLYRPQLATDQIYQVMKSCWHELPEERPNFQQLFNDITAYCRG; this is translated from the exons ATGAGTGAAGCCAAAATCATTAAGGAAGGCATCCTACTGAAGATGTCccagcagaaaaagaaaatatttcctAGGAACTATAAAGAGCGCCTCTTTGTCCTGACCAGCCAGACCCTGGTTTACTATGAACAGGAAAAAGGG ttttatttttctcagaagaaaaagagaaaaaaaggatcaATTCTGACAGAAAGAATCTGCTGCGTGGAAAAAGTTGAGCCGGAGCAGAACGCGCCTGAAGAAAAAAAGTTCCCCTTTCAG GTTGTGTATGATGAAAGCATCCTGTATATGTTCGCAAAGGATGATGCGGATAGGATGGACTGGTTAGAGTCTGTGATGAAAG cAATTCAGGGTAACTATAAGCTCTCTGCAAAGTACCACAAAGGATTGTGGGTAGACGGAGTATTCCTGTGCTGTGGCCAGGCCATAAAAAATGCTCCAGGCTGCTGTAACTGGCAccaag aatcactggaactaagagcaTCGTCTCGAAAG CTCAGAGACAGAACTCATCTTCCTCCCATACCAGAAGATGAAGGCAGTGCTTGTGTGGAGGTTGTAGCTCTGTATGACTACACTGCCAGGAAGACTGGTGAGCTAAGTGTGGTAAAGGGGAACCGATATGTCTGTCTGGAAAAGAGGTCGGGTGACTGGTGGAAAATCAGAGACACTGCTGG ATCAGAAGGACTCGTCCCTTCTAATTTCATAGAGGAAGTGGATACAGACAACAG tTTGAGAGACTCTGTTGAAAACGACATAGAGATCTATAC CTGGTATGTGGGCAACATGTCCAGAGTGAAGACTGAGCAGCTGCTACGGGAGAAG GGTAAAGAAGGTTCCTTTGTGGTCAGAGATTCCAGTCAAAAAGGAGTATACACAGTGTCGCTGTTTAGTCGAGCACTAGA tGAGGTGAATGGGACTGTACGCCATTATCTCATTAACGTCAGCACAGAAGGGCTATATTACTTAGCAGAAAACCACCTTTTTGAGTCCATCCCCCAGATGATAGAGTATCATCAACACAATGGAGCAG GTCTGCTGACAAGACTGCGGCTTCCTGCTACAGAAACCGATCTCACACCACAGACTGCACAGG GCGTGTGGGAGCTGAGTCGAAAAGACGTGCGTTTGGTAAAAGAGCTCGGCAGCGGCCAGTTCGGCGTGGTCCAGCTCGGTGTGTGGAAGGATGAACACCGAGTAGCTATTAAGATGGTGAAAGAGGGCTGCATGTCTTCTGATGAATTTATAGAAGAAGCCCAGATTATGAT GAAACTCAGGCATCCTAAGCTTGTGAGGCTCTACGGTGTGTGTACCGAGTGCTTTCCCATCTACATTGTGACAGAGTTCATGAGTAACGGCTGCCTGCTGGAATACCTGAGGCATCATGGGAAAGAGCTGCAGCCTCAGCGTCACCTCAGCATGTGCCTGGATGTGTGCGAAGCTATGGCATACTTGGAGGATCAACAGTTCATTCACAGAGATCTA GCTGCAAGGAACTGTTTGGTAGACAAAGACCTATCTGTCAAAGTGTCTGACTTTGGAATGGCAAG ATATGTCCTGGATGATCAGTACACCAGTTCTGTAGGTACAAAATTTCCAGTCAAGTGGTCCGCCCCTGAGGTTCTGAACTACAACAGGTTTAGCAGCAAGTCTGATGTGTGGgcatttg GGGTGCTGATGTGGGAGGTGTACAGTCTGGGCAAGCAGCCTTATGAGCACTATGATAACGCACGTGTAGCTGAGAGAGTGATGCAGGGTCATCGCCTGTATAGACCCCAACTGGCTACAGATCAGATCTACCAAGTTATGAAATCATGCTGGCATGAG CTTCCAGAGGAGAGGCCCAACTTTCAGCAGCTTTTTAACGACATCACTGCTTATTGTAGAGGATGA
- the LOC132838478 gene encoding uncharacterized protein LOC132838478 isoform X2, which yields MEQGSFLSGGVSFLHTVVDGKHSYEVDKVLTSKPSDFGRKGDKLLKINNVETQHLIPKKVARMLSSGSPMLMMHQASIDGDEKKKYPGFDSMRPFHKEISTLNFTLAMVRETCLNEEEENPQVPEDSELKICTEYVKKNFDCQVLIQSLLQKNICPENIRSGKAMSNSTKANITIYYYLSNAQDDFDKGVPVVLNFSDSATFLKCICKNGRPVLTLECCENSKLQSIYKNDPSTWPFVFYLKTTKENHRRFESAAYCGWFIHTKPSGMVNMDTGTNYSESNFYVIIHLGNE from the exons ATGGAACAG GGGAGTTTTCTGTCTGGTGGCGTTTCCTTTCTTCACACTGTAGTCGATGGCAAGCACTCTTATGAAGTGGATAAGGTTTTGACCAGTAAGCCAAGCGATTTTGGAAG aaaagGAGACAAGCTGCTGAAGATAAACAATGTTGAAACTCAGCATTTGATTCCGAAGAAGGTTGCCAGGATGCTAAGCTCAGGGTCGCCAATGCTG ATGATGCACCAGGCGAGTATTGATGGTGATGAAAAGAAGAAATACCCAGGGTTTGATAGCATGAGACCCTTCCACAAGGAAATTAGCACTTTAAACTTCACTCTGGCCATGGTTCGCGAAACATGTctgaatgaagaagaagaaaatccaCAGGTGCCAGAAGATTCTGAATTAAAGA tttgcacagaatatgtaaaaaaaaattttgattgTCAAGTGTTGATCCAGAGTTTACTGCAGAAAAACATCTGTCCAGAAAATATTCGTTCAGGAAAAGCAATGAGTAATTCCACCAAAG CAAACATCACAATCTACTACTATTTGTCTAATGCACAAGATGATTTCGATAAAGGTGTTCCTGTTGTTTTGAACTTCAGCGACTCAGCAACCTTTCTTAAATGCATATGCAAGAATGGCAGACCAGTTTTGACTTTGGAG TGCTGTGAGAATAGCAAGCTGCAGTCTATCTATAAGAATGACCCGAGCACATGGCCTTTTGTCTTCTACCTGAAAACTACAAAGGAAAATCATCGTCGCTTTGAGTCAGCCGCATACTGTGGTTGGTTCATCCACACAAAACCTTCTGGCATGGTGAACATGGACACAGGAACAAATTACAGCGAAAGTAACTTCTATGTCATCATACACttaggaaatgaataa
- the LOC132838477 gene encoding cytoplasmic tyrosine-protein kinase BMX-like isoform X3, which yields MSEAKIIKEGILLKMSQQKKKIFPRNYKERLFVLTSQTLVYYEQEKGFYFSQKKKRKKGSILTERICCVEKVEPEQNAPEEKKFPFQVVYDESILYMFAKDDADRMDWLESVMKAIQGNYKLSAKYHKGLWVDGVFLCCGQAIKNAPGCCNWHQESLELRASSRKLRDRTHLPPIPEDEGSACVEVVALYDYTARKTGELSVVKGNRYVCLEKRSGDWWKIRDTAGSEGLVPSNFIEEVDTDNSLRDSVENDIEIYTWYVGNMSRVKTEQLLREKGKEGSFVVRDSSQKGVYTVSLFSRALDEVNGTVRHYLINVSTEGLYYLAENHLFESIPQMIEYHQHNGAGLLTRLRLPATETDLTPQTAQGVWELSRKDVRLVKELGSGQFGVVQLGVWKDEHRVAIKMVKEGCMSSDEFIEEAQIMMKLRHPKLVRLYGVCTECFPIYIVTEFMSNGCLLEYLRHHGKELQPQRHLSMCLDVCEAMAYLEDQQFIHRDLAARNCLVDKDLSVKVSDFGMARYVLDDQYTSSVGTKFPVKWSAPEVLNYNRFSSKSDGC from the exons ATGAGTGAAGCCAAAATCATTAAGGAAGGCATCCTACTGAAGATGTCccagcagaaaaagaaaatatttcctAGGAACTATAAAGAGCGCCTCTTTGTCCTGACCAGCCAGACCCTGGTTTACTATGAACAGGAAAAAGGG ttttatttttctcagaagaaaaagagaaaaaaaggatcaATTCTGACAGAAAGAATCTGCTGCGTGGAAAAAGTTGAGCCGGAGCAGAACGCGCCTGAAGAAAAAAAGTTCCCCTTTCAG GTTGTGTATGATGAAAGCATCCTGTATATGTTCGCAAAGGATGATGCGGATAGGATGGACTGGTTAGAGTCTGTGATGAAAG cAATTCAGGGTAACTATAAGCTCTCTGCAAAGTACCACAAAGGATTGTGGGTAGACGGAGTATTCCTGTGCTGTGGCCAGGCCATAAAAAATGCTCCAGGCTGCTGTAACTGGCAccaag aatcactggaactaagagcaTCGTCTCGAAAG CTCAGAGACAGAACTCATCTTCCTCCCATACCAGAAGATGAAGGCAGTGCTTGTGTGGAGGTTGTAGCTCTGTATGACTACACTGCCAGGAAGACTGGTGAGCTAAGTGTGGTAAAGGGGAACCGATATGTCTGTCTGGAAAAGAGGTCGGGTGACTGGTGGAAAATCAGAGACACTGCTGG ATCAGAAGGACTCGTCCCTTCTAATTTCATAGAGGAAGTGGATACAGACAACAG tTTGAGAGACTCTGTTGAAAACGACATAGAGATCTATAC CTGGTATGTGGGCAACATGTCCAGAGTGAAGACTGAGCAGCTGCTACGGGAGAAG GGTAAAGAAGGTTCCTTTGTGGTCAGAGATTCCAGTCAAAAAGGAGTATACACAGTGTCGCTGTTTAGTCGAGCACTAGA tGAGGTGAATGGGACTGTACGCCATTATCTCATTAACGTCAGCACAGAAGGGCTATATTACTTAGCAGAAAACCACCTTTTTGAGTCCATCCCCCAGATGATAGAGTATCATCAACACAATGGAGCAG GTCTGCTGACAAGACTGCGGCTTCCTGCTACAGAAACCGATCTCACACCACAGACTGCACAGG GCGTGTGGGAGCTGAGTCGAAAAGACGTGCGTTTGGTAAAAGAGCTCGGCAGCGGCCAGTTCGGCGTGGTCCAGCTCGGTGTGTGGAAGGATGAACACCGAGTAGCTATTAAGATGGTGAAAGAGGGCTGCATGTCTTCTGATGAATTTATAGAAGAAGCCCAGATTATGAT GAAACTCAGGCATCCTAAGCTTGTGAGGCTCTACGGTGTGTGTACCGAGTGCTTTCCCATCTACATTGTGACAGAGTTCATGAGTAACGGCTGCCTGCTGGAATACCTGAGGCATCATGGGAAAGAGCTGCAGCCTCAGCGTCACCTCAGCATGTGCCTGGATGTGTGCGAAGCTATGGCATACTTGGAGGATCAACAGTTCATTCACAGAGATCTA GCTGCAAGGAACTGTTTGGTAGACAAAGACCTATCTGTCAAAGTGTCTGACTTTGGAATGGCAAG ATATGTCCTGGATGATCAGTACACCAGTTCTGTAGGTACAAAATTTCCAGTCAAGTGGTCCGCCCCTGAGGTTCTGAACTACAACAGGTTTAGCAGCAAGTCTGAT GGGTGCTGA
- the LOC132838478 gene encoding uncharacterized protein LOC132838478 isoform X1 has translation MEQGSFLSGGVSFLHTVVDGKHSYEVDKVLTSKPSDFGRKGDKLLKINNVETQHLIPKKVARMLSSGSPMLMMHQASIDGDEKKKYPGFDSMRPFHKEISTLNFTLAMVRETCLNEEEENPQVPEDSELKSKENKSDTFSDKEMLLVSMTNTSVAIVQARGCNEQDPCSSCGGKGCTFNDVVIASAQSTVSSVCTEYVKKNFDCQVLIQSLLQKNICPENIRSGKAMSNSTKANITIYYYLSNAQDDFDKGVPVVLNFSDSATFLKCICKNGRPVLTLECCENSKLQSIYKNDPSTWPFVFYLKTTKENHRRFESAAYCGWFIHTKPSGMVNMDTGTNYSESNFYVIIHLGNE, from the exons ATGGAACAG GGGAGTTTTCTGTCTGGTGGCGTTTCCTTTCTTCACACTGTAGTCGATGGCAAGCACTCTTATGAAGTGGATAAGGTTTTGACCAGTAAGCCAAGCGATTTTGGAAG aaaagGAGACAAGCTGCTGAAGATAAACAATGTTGAAACTCAGCATTTGATTCCGAAGAAGGTTGCCAGGATGCTAAGCTCAGGGTCGCCAATGCTG ATGATGCACCAGGCGAGTATTGATGGTGATGAAAAGAAGAAATACCCAGGGTTTGATAGCATGAGACCCTTCCACAAGGAAATTAGCACTTTAAACTTCACTCTGGCCATGGTTCGCGAAACATGTctgaatgaagaagaagaaaatccaCAGGTGCCAGAAGATTCTGAATTAAAGAGTAAGGAGAACAAATCCGATACTTTCTCTGACAAAGAAATGCTGCTTGTGTCTATGACTAACACAAGTGTAGCAATTGTGCAAGCAAGAGGATGCAATGAGCAAGACCCCTGCAGCAGTTGTGGTGGTAAAGGGTGCACCTTCAATGACGTTGTCATTGCTAGTGCACAGAGCACGGTCTCATCTG tttgcacagaatatgtaaaaaaaaattttgattgTCAAGTGTTGATCCAGAGTTTACTGCAGAAAAACATCTGTCCAGAAAATATTCGTTCAGGAAAAGCAATGAGTAATTCCACCAAAG CAAACATCACAATCTACTACTATTTGTCTAATGCACAAGATGATTTCGATAAAGGTGTTCCTGTTGTTTTGAACTTCAGCGACTCAGCAACCTTTCTTAAATGCATATGCAAGAATGGCAGACCAGTTTTGACTTTGGAG TGCTGTGAGAATAGCAAGCTGCAGTCTATCTATAAGAATGACCCGAGCACATGGCCTTTTGTCTTCTACCTGAAAACTACAAAGGAAAATCATCGTCGCTTTGAGTCAGCCGCATACTGTGGTTGGTTCATCCACACAAAACCTTCTGGCATGGTGAACATGGACACAGGAACAAATTACAGCGAAAGTAACTTCTATGTCATCATACACttaggaaatgaataa